A genomic region of Homalodisca vitripennis isolate AUS2020 chromosome 5, UT_GWSS_2.1, whole genome shotgun sequence contains the following coding sequences:
- the LOC124363802 gene encoding hairy/enhancer-of-split related with YRPW motif protein, with the protein MWRVVVPRGGAVEQPPVPEPPAPVHWGYAPPWAPPPPRGPPAKRAMSESDDGDDVFSEESSKDQCSSPGDTDSCQMLSRKKRRGIIEKRRRDRINTSLSELRRLVPTAFEKQGSAKLEKAEILQMTVDHLKMLHAKGLDALAYDPSKFAMDYHNIGFRECAAEVARYLVTVEGLDIQDPLRLRLMSHLQCFAAQRELASKQAPTPWYPGSAPAAQQSYNPLDTSGSSGNSSFETSASCESTPPASTAPPPSSSTLTPLTTVTSGYHQPYHQTTHNHHPYHHNPHNNQNFHQGNSPVSSQMKPYRPWGAEVAY; encoded by the exons ATGTGGAGAGTGGTAGTGCCGCGAGGTGGGGCAGTGGAGCAGCCCCCGGTGCCGGAGCCCCCCGCACCCGTACACTGGGGCTACGCGCCCCCCTGGGCTCCCCCGCCCCCCAGAGGCCCCCCCGCCAAGAGAGCCATGAGTGAGAGTGACGACGGAGACGATGTCTTCTCCGAGGAGTCTTCCAAGGACCA ATGCTCGTCGCCCGGAGACACCGACAGCTGCCAGATGCTGAGTCGCAAGAAGCGGCGCGGTATTATCGAGAAGCGGAGGAGAGACCGCATCAACACCAGCCTCTCGGAGCTGCGACGTCTCGTCCCCACAGCCTTCGAGAAGCAGGGTTCCGCCAAGCTGGAGAAGGCCGAGATCTTGCAGATGACAGTAGACCACCTCAAGATGCTTCACGCCAAGG GGTTGGACGCACTAGCGTATGATCCATCCAAGTTCGCGATGGACTACCACAACATTGGGTTCCGGGAGTGTGCGGCGGAGGTGGCGAGGTACCTTGTCACCGTGGAGGGCCTGGACATCCAGGATCCTCTCAGGCTTCGGCTCATGTCGCACCTGCAGTGTTTCGCAGCGCAACGAGAGTTAGCCAGCAAGCAGGCGCCCACCCCATGGTACCCGGGCTCCGCCCCCGCCGCCCAGCAGTCCTACAACCCCCTGGACACCTCTGGCTCCTCGGGCAACTCCTCCTTTGAGACCTCTGCCTCCTGCGAGTCCACGCCGCCGGCCTCTACCGCCCCGCCACCCTCCAGCTCCACGCTGACACCCCTCACCACCGTGACCTCCGGGTACCACCAGCCGTACCACCAGACCACCCACAATCACCACCCTTATCACCACAACCCCCACAACAACCAGAACTTCCACCAGGGCAACTCACCCGTGTCTTCGCAGATGAAGCCGTACCGGCCGTGGGGTGCTGAGGTCGCCTACTGA